The nucleotide sequence TACCGCCTGCGCCTCGGCGAGGTGCAGGAAAGCCACGAGGACTGGCTGCGCGTCGGGATGGACGTCGTCGGCCGGGAGCAGCTCGCGGCCGCGGCCTGAAACCGCGGGTCAGCGGGTGCGGATGTCGCCGAAGTGGAAGTCGAAGGCGCCGGCCTTGCGGTCTTTGAAATACTGCTCGAGCGTCGCCTGCACGGTGCGGAAGGCGATCTGGTCCCACGGGATTTCGTCTTCGCCGAACAGCCGTGCCTCGAGCGACTCGACGCCCGGCTGGAAGTCGAGGTCGAGCAGACGCGCGCGGAACATGAAATACACCTGATTGATGTGCGGCAGGTTGTACAGGGTATAGAGACCGCCCATCTCGATGCGTGCGCCGGCCTCTTCCCAGGTTTCGCGCGCCGCGCCTTCGAGCGTCGTTTCGCCGTTTTCCATGAAGCCGGCCGGTAGCGTCCAAAGGCCGTAGCGTGGTTCGATCGCGCGGCGGCACAGCAGGATCTTGTCTTCCCACTCGGGGATGCAGCCGACGACCATCTTCGGGTTCTGGTAGTGGACCGTGCCGCAGCCGGCGCAAACGTGGCGGGGCAGGGTGTCGCCCTCGGGTACGCGAAGCACGACGGCGCTGCCACATTCACTGCAAAAATTCATGCTGCATTCACTCCAGACCGGTCCCGCACGGTAACAAAATTCCCCGGCCCCGGGCAAGCCGAGGCGTGGACGCGGCGGAGCATCCGG is from Thiobacillus denitrificans ATCC 25259 and encodes:
- a CDS encoding NUDIX hydrolase gives rise to the protein MNFCSECGSAVVLRVPEGDTLPRHVCAGCGTVHYQNPKMVVGCIPEWEDKILLCRRAIEPRYGLWTLPAGFMENGETTLEGAARETWEEAGARIEMGGLYTLYNLPHINQVYFMFRARLLDLDFQPGVESLEARLFGEDEIPWDQIAFRTVQATLEQYFKDRKAGAFDFHFGDIRTR